From Rhodamnia argentea isolate NSW1041297 chromosome 10, ASM2092103v1, whole genome shotgun sequence, a single genomic window includes:
- the LOC115749248 gene encoding peroxidase 2-like gives MAFLSLFRALVLSSLAASALSARPYKHGLTPHFYDYVCPQALPAIKRVVEAAVQQERRMGASLLRLHFHDCFVNGCDGSVLLDPTPTIDSEKFAAPNNNSARGFEVIDQIKAEVDRVCGRPVVSCADILAVAARDSVVALGGPSWKVRLGRRDSTMASRTAANNDMPTPNMDLPSLINNFKRQGLKVKDLVALSGAHTIGFAQCLNFRNRIFNDSNIDKAFAKNLRSFCPRTGSNTNLASLDPTPARFDTLYYNNLLSQKGLLHSDQALSTGESALELVKSYSYNYEAFWKDFAKSIVRMGNIKPLIGNQGQIRSNCRRVN, from the exons ATGGCCTTCCTCAGCCTCTTCCGAGCACTTGTCCTCTCGTCGCTCGCCGCCTCGGCTCTCTCAGCACGTCCATACAAGCATGGTCTCACGCCGCACTTCTACGACTACGTCTGCCCTCAAGCCTTGCCCGCCATCAAGCGAGTTGTCGAGGCGGCGGTGCAGCAAGAGCGACGCATGGGCGCTTCCTTGCTGCGCTTGCACTTCCACGACTGTTTCGTCAAT GGTTGTGATGGGTCGGTTCTCTTGGATCCAACCCCAACCATCGACAGCGAAAAGTTCGCGGCTCCTAATAACAATTCAGCTAGAGGGTTCGAAGTGATCGACCAAATTAAGGCGGAGGTCGACAGAGTATGCGGGCGTCCGGTGGTATCTTGTGCGGACATCTTGGCTGTTGCCGCTCGTGACTCCGTCGTTGCG TTAGGAGGGCCTTCGTGGAAAGTACGACTCGGACGAAGAGATTCGACGATGGCGAGCAGGACGGCAGCAAACAATGACATGCCAACGCCGAACATGGACTTACCCTCCTTAATTAACAATTTCAAGAGGCAAGGTCTTAAGGTCAAGGACTTGGTCGCCCTGAGCGGCGCTCACACGATCGGCTTTGCACAGTGCTTGAATTTCAGGAACAGGATATTCAATGACAGCAACATCGACAAGGCTTTCGCGAAGAATCTCCGGTCCTTCTGCCCGCGCACAGGGAGCAACACTAACCTCGCAAGTTTAGATCCAACACCGGCACGTTTCGACACATTGTACTACAATAACCTGCTGAGCCAGAAGGGCCTTCTTCACTCTGATCAGGCACTTTCAACTGGTGAATCCGCACTTGAGCTAGTGAAGAGTTACAGCTACAACTACGAAGCGTTTTGGAAGGATTTCGCGAAATCGATTGTCCGAATGGGAAACATCAAGCCATTGATCGGAAACCAAGGTCAAATCCGCTCAAACTGCCGGAGGGTGAATTGA
- the LOC115749247 gene encoding peroxidase P7-like translates to MALSNPSFFQALLFLSLATSAFSTQPYRDGLTPNFYDYVCPRALPAIKRVVEAAVQQERRMGASLLRLHFHDCFVNGCDASILLDPTPTIDSEKLAGPNNNSARGFEVIDQIKAEVDKACGYSLVSCADILAIAARDSVVALGGPSWEVQLGRRDSTTASKTAANNDIPAPNMDLPALINTFQKQGLNSRDLVALSGAHTIGFAQCRIFRDRIYKDTNIVADFARSLQSLCPRTGEDSNLAALDPSPAQFDSLYFHNLLAQKGLLHSDQALYGGGSTDEMVKTYSDDVEAFWDDFAKSMVKLGNLKPLTGNQGQIRLNCRRVN, encoded by the exons ATGGCTTTGAGTAACCCCAGCTTCTTCCAGGCGCTTCTCTTCTTGTCTCTCGCGACCTCGGCTTTCTCGACGCAGCCCTACCGGGATGGCCTCACGCCGAACTTCTACGACTACGTTTGCCCTAGAGCCTTGCCTGCCATAAAACGCGTGGTCGAGGCAGCGGTGCAACAGGAGCGGCGCATGGGCGCTTCCTTACTCCGTTTGCACTTCCACGATTGCTTCGTTAAC GGTTGCGACGCTTCAATACTTTTGGATCCGACCCCTACCATTGACAGCGAAAAGCTCGCCGGCCCGAATAACAATTCAGCTAGAGGGTTCGAAGTGATCGATCAGATTAAAGCAGAGGTCGACAAAGCTTGCGGATACTCACTTGTATCGTGTGCCGACATCTTGGCCATCGCAGCCCGTGACTCCGTTGTTGCG CTTGGAGGGCCTTCATGGGAAGTACAACTCGGAAGGAGGGACTCGACCACGGCGAGCAAGACAGCGGCCAACAACGACATTCCAGCTCCGAACATGGACTTGCCTGCACTCATCAACACATTCCAGAAGCAAGGTCTCAACTCTAGGGACCTGGTCGCCCTGAGCGGTGCGCACACAATCGGGTTCGCACAGTGTCGCATTTTCAGGGACCGCATATACAAGGACACCAACATCGTCGCGGATTTTGCCAGGAGCCTCCAGTCATTGTGCCCGCGTACTGGGGAAGACAGTAACCTCGCCGCTTTGGACCCTTCGCCGGCTCAATTCGACTCCCTGTACTTCCATAATCTGTTGGCGCAAAAGGGGCTTCTTCATTCTGATCAAGCACTTTACGGTGGCGGGTCGACGGATGAGATGGTGAAAACGTACAGTGATGATGTGGAGGCCTTTTGGGATGATTTTGCGAAGTCAATGGTCAAGTTGGGAAACTTAAAGCCGTTGACCGGAAACCAGGGCCAGATTCGCTTGAATTGCCGGAGGGTGAACTGA
- the LOC115749249 gene encoding cationic peroxidase 1-like gives MACESSSAKPAFFLSLLCFLLGMASAQLSGTFYSSSCPSALSTIKSAVSSAVSSEARMGASLLRLHFHDCFVNGCDGSILLDDTANFTGEKNAAPNANSVRGFDVIDTIKSQLESKCPGVVSCADIVAVAARDSVVALGGSSWTVLLGRRDSTTASQSAANANIPAPTLSLSGLISAFSNKGFTAKEMVALSGSHTIGQARCTVFRARLYNENNINATFATSLKASCPSSGGDNNLSPLDTTSPTSFDNAYFKNLQIQKGLLHSDQQLFSGGSTDAQVNAYSGNAATFKTDFANAMVKMGNLSPLTGSNGQIRKNCRRVN, from the exons ATGGCTTGTGAGAGCTCTTCTGCCAAACCCGCCTTCTTCTTGTCCTTGCTGTGTTTCCTCCTCGGAATGGCCTCGGCTCAGCTGTCCGGCACTTTCTACTCCTCATCCTGCCCCAGCGCCCTCTCCACCATCAAATCCGCTGTGAGCTCCGCGGTCTCGAGTGAGGCTCGCATGGGCGCCTCGCTGCTCCGCCTCCACTTCCACGATTGCTTCGTCAAC GGATGCGACGGGTCGATCTTGCTGGACGACACGGCGAACTTCACTGGGGAGAAGAACGCCGCCCCGAACGCCAACTCCGTGCGGGGGTTCGACGTGATCGACACGATCAAGTCCCAACTGGAGAGCAAGTGCCCCGGTGTCGTGTCCTGCGCCGACATCGTGGCCGTCGCCGCCCGAGATTCCGTTGTTGCC ttAGGCGGTTCGAGTTGGACGGTCTTGCTAGGAAGAAGAGACTCGACCACTGCAAGCCAAAGTGCTGCTAATGCCAACATTCCTGCCCCAACTTTGAGCCTTAGTGGCCTCATCTCTGCCTTCTCTAACAAAGGCTTCACTGCCAAAGAGATGGTGGCACTTTCGG GGTCGCACACGATAGGTCAAGCCCGATGCACGGTTTTCCGGGCCCGGCTTTACAACGAAAACAACATCAACGCCACGTTCGCGACCTCCCTCAAAGCGAGCTGCCCGAGCTCCGGAGGCGACAACAATCTCTCCCCCCTCGACACCACGAGCCCGACGTCCTTCGACAACGCCTACTTCAAGAACTTGCAGATCCAGAAGGGTCTTCTTCACTCGGACCAGCAATTGTTCAGCGGCGGCTCCACGGACGCTCAAGTGAACGCTTACAGCGGCAACGCGGCTACTTTCAAGACGGATTTTGCCAACGCCATGGTGAAGATGGGTAACCTCAGCCCGCTCACCGGCTCGAACGGTCAGATTAGGAAGAACTGCAGGAGAGTCAACTGA
- the LOC115749245 gene encoding peroxidase P7-like, which produces MESKGANRFLAVLLLSIATTAFSAPYYDSGLTPYYYDYACSQALPTIRRVVKEAVEKERRMGASLLRLHFHDCFVNGCDASVLLDPTPTIDSEKLAGANNNSARGFEVIDQIKEEVDKVCGRAVVSCADILAVAARDSVVALGGPWWNVRLGRRDSTTASRTTANTDLPAPFMDLNALTSSFQKQGLSAKDLVVLSGGHTLGFAQCFTFKDRAHNDLNIHPKFAKKLQSLCPRAESGSDSNLAKLDPTSSRFDTLYYKNLLKQKGLLGSDQVLFGGGNTDELVRTYSDNANAFWKDFAKSMVKMGNIKPLTGNLGQVRHNCRWVN; this is translated from the exons ATGGAATCGAAAGGCGCGAATCGTTTTCTCGCAGTTCTCTTGCTGAGCATCGCGACCACAGCCTTTTCTGCTCCTTATTACGACTCTGGCCTCACGCCTTACTACTACGACTATGCTTGTTCTCAAGCTTTGCCGACCATCAGACGCGTCGTCAAGGAGGCGGTGGAGAAAGAGAGGCGCATGGGCGCTTCCTTGCTGCGTTTGCACTTCCACGACTGTTTCGTCAAC GGCTGTGATGCTTCAGTACTCCTAGACCCGACGCCCACCATCGATAGCGAAAAGCTTGCCGGCGCAAACAACAATTCTGCTAGAGGTTTCGAAGTGATTGATCAAATCAAGGAGGAGGTTGACAAAGTTTGTGGCCGTGCGGTGGTCTCTTGCGCAGATATTTTGGCAGTCGCTGCTCGCGACTCCGTTGTTGCG CTTGGAGGGCCATGGTGGAACGTAAGGCTTGGAAGACGAGACTCGACCACCGCGAGCAGGACCACCGCCAACACTGACCTTCCGGCCCCGTTCATGGACCTCAATGCACTAACTAGCTCATTCCAAAAACAAGGCCTCAGTGCCAAAGACTTGGTCGTTCTCTCCGGCGGACACACACTAGGGTTTGCGCAATGCTTTACCTTCAAGGACCGAGCCCATAACGACTTGAACATCCACCCTAAGTTCGCGAAGAAGCTCCAGTCCCTTTGCCCTCGCGCCGAATCCGGAAGCGACTCAAACCTCGCTAAGCTGGACCCTACGTCGTCGCGCTTCGACACGTTGTACTACAAGAACTTGCTGAAGCAAAAGGGTCTTCTCGGATCAGATCAAGTGCTTTTCGGAGGTGGCAACACCGACGAGCTAGTGAGGACGTACAGCGACAACGCCAACGCGTTTTGGAAGGATTTCGCCAAATCGATGGTCAAGATGGGGAATATAAAGCCGCTAACCGGAAATCTTGGTCAGGTTCGCCATAACTGTAGATGGGTGAATTAA
- the LOC115749264 gene encoding peroxidase P7-like yields the protein MSSTAPSPLDRAGQHNSFCHELAHAFLYDEISSGQVQGNINSLSLYLSLSLNPTSLLRLHFHDCFVNGCAASILLDPTPTIDSAQLADPNNNSARGFEVIDQIKAEVDKACGYSLVSCANILAVAARDSVVALGGPSWEVQLGRRDSTMASRTAANNDIPAPNMDLPALINTFQKQGLDSRDLVALSGAHTIGFAQRRIFTDRIYNNTNIIVDFAGSLQSLCPRTGEDSNLAGLDPSPAQFDALYFHNLLAQKVLLHSDQALYSGGSTTELVKAYSDDVEAFWNNFAKSMVKMGNIKPLIGSKGQIRLNCGRVN from the exons ATGAGCTCAACCGCACCTTCACCTTTAGACAGAGCAGGCCAGCATAACAGTTTTT GTCATGAGCTTGCACACGCATTCTTGTATGACGAGATCTCTTCGGGCCAAGTCCAAGGAAACAtaaactccctctctctctatctgtctctctctctcaacccaACTTCCTTACTCCGTTTGCACTTCCACGATTGCTTCGTTAAC GGTTGCGCTGCTTCGATACTTTTGGATCCGACCCCTACCATTGACAGCGCACAGCTCGCCGACCCGAATAACAATTCAGCTAGAGGGTTCGAAGTGATCGATCAGATTAAAGCAGAGGTCGACAAAGCTTGCGGATACTCACTTGTATCGTGTGCCAACATCTTGGCCGTCGCAGCCCGTGACTCCGTTGTTGCG CTTGGAGGACCTTCATGGGAAGTACAACTTGGAAGGAGGGACTCGACCATGGCGAGCAGAACGGCAGCCAACAACGACATTCCCGCGCCAAACATGGACTTGCCTGCATTGATCAACACATTCCAGAAGCAAGGTCTCGACTCTAGGGACCTGGTTGCCCTGAGCGGTGCGCACACAATTGGGTTCGCACAGCGTCGTATTTTCACGGACCGCATATACAACAACACCAACATCATAGTGGACTTCGCTGGGAGCCTCCAGTCCTTGTGCCCGCGTACTGGAGAGGACAGTAACCTTGCTGGTTTGGACCCTTCGCCGGCACAATTCGACGCGTTGTACTTCCATAATTTGTTGGCGCAAAAGGTGCTTCTTCACTCCGATCAGGCACTTTACAGCGGCGGGTCAACGACTGAGCTGGTGAAAGCTTACAGTGATGATGTGGAGgccttttggaacaattttgcGAAGTCAATGGTCAAGATGGGAAACATAAAGCCGTTGATCGGAAGCAAGGGCCAGATTCGCTTGAATTGCGGAAGGGTGAACTGA
- the LOC115749246 gene encoding peroxidase P7-like: MALSSLSFFRAFLLLSLATSAFSTRPYKEGLAPNFYDYVCPQALPTIKRIVEAAVQQERRMGASLLRLHFHDCFVNGCDASILLDPSPTIDSEKLAGPNNNSARGFEVIDQIKAEVDKACGFSLVSCADILAIAARDSVVALGGPSWEVQLGRRDSTTASRTTANNNIPAPNMDLPALINTFQKQGLDSRDLVALSGAHTIGFAQCRIFRDRIYNDTNIVADFARSLKSLCPRTGEDGNLAGLDPSPAQFDSLYFHNLLAQKGLLHSDQALYGGGSTDELVKTYSDDVEAFWDDFAKSMVKLGNIKPLIGNQGQIRLNCRRVN, encoded by the exons ATGGCTTTGAGTAGCCTCAGCTTCTTCCGGGCGTTTCTCTTATTGTCACTCGCGACCTCGGCTTTCTCGACGCGGCCCTACAAGGAAGGCCTTGCGCCCAACTTCTACGATTACGTTTGCCCTCAAGCCTTGCCCACCATAAAACGCATCGTCGAGGCAGCGGTGCAACAGGAGCGACGCATGGGCGCTTCCTTACTCCGTTTGCACTTCCACGATTGCTTTGTTAAC GGTTGCGATGCTTCGATACTTTTGGATCCGAGCCCTACCATTGACAGCGAAAAGCTCGCCGGCCCGAATAACAATTCAGCTAGAGGGTTCGAAGTGATCGATCAGATTAAAGCAGAGGTCGATAAAGCTTGCGGATTCTCACTTGTATCGTGTGCCGACATCTTGGCCATCGCAGCCCGTGACTCCGTTGTTGCG CTTGGAGGGCCTTCATGGGAAGTACAACTCGGAAGGAGGGACTCGACGACAGCGAGCAGGACAACGGCCAACAACAACATTCCCGCGCCGAACATGGACTTGCCTGCACTGATCAACACATTCCAGAAGCAAGGTCTCGACTCTAGGGACCTAGTCGCCCTGAGCGGTGCGCACACAATCGGGTTCGCACAGTGTCGCATTTTCAGGGACCGCATATACAACGACACCAACATCGTCGCGGATTTCGCCAGGAGCCTCAAGTCCTTGTGCCCGCGTACTGGAGAGGATGGTAACCTCGCCGGTTTGGACCCTTCGCCGGCTCAATTCGACTCCCTGTACTTCCACAATCTGTTGGCGCAAAAGGGGCTTCTTCATTCTGATCAGGCACTTTACGGTGGCGGGTCGACGGATGAGCTGGTGAAAACGTACAGTGATGATGTGGAGGCCTTTTGGGATGATTTTGCGAAGTCAATGGTCAAGTTGGGAAACATAAAGCCGTTGATCGGAAACCAGGGCCAGATTCGCTTGAATTGCCGGAGGGTGAACTGA